A region of the Aethina tumida isolate Nest 87 chromosome 3, icAetTumi1.1, whole genome shotgun sequence genome:
CATATTTGCTACTGGAAGATGCAGCTGATGTTGAACTGGAGCTGCCCGCGGCGGAGGCGGTTGATTTTTTGGCTACTCTGTTCTCACGATTTGGACGCGGATCAAATTCTTCATCGCTCGAAAGACTTGAAGGGGTACTCATTTTGAACGTGCTTAAATTGTCACAGAAACGGTTGACCAAACTTAACCTATACAACGCATAATATGCGCCGCATACCTATAACTAAACCCCAACTCGTcaacaataattgtaaattacagcTTGTAACggttttgttgtttgttttttctgaagtgaaataaaaaaatatgtctttgAAAGTACATTTGTGGTACACAACACAGATTCATAGAAAACCACAGATTATTATGTGCaacacaaatatattattgaaaatattatttgaatggtttgaatttttttctataccttgaaatattatcattcAGTTAATATAggcaaatataattattaatccatATTTGAGTAATTTCAGTAACATAGAAGTCTATTCTAATGTATGAATATTCAGACTAATTAAATCTCCACGGAAGATATCTGGGTTGCCTAACTATAACTTATTACTTTTATCATGATTTGTTTTGTGGTTGCCTCAGGTAGTTAATGAatcatattaaacaattagtcaccaaatagataataaacagaaatactAATTCcatatttctgataaatataattaagtgaGCGTCACAACGTCATTATCATGTAGTTTCTCTTTtgtatttgattataatattttgcctCTAGAAGATttctagaattttaaaattcagtttaaGATTGCATGTAATGGTTACAGTATATTCAATTAACACCACCATTCTATATTGTCACTCCCATGTGTATGTGGGAATATATGTAATCAAAAGATTTTACAAACGCACgagtaacaaaaaattgtgtgAGACATgaatcacaaaatattttaagataaatatttcacttttcatTTTCGAAAGGatgggaaaaaataatttggcaACAGCGATTTTGGTTTTCCGTCAAATCATACAGTAAAAATGTACCAATAATGATAATGTCAAACACTACATTACTCCTTTTAAAATcatgttcaaaatttaaaaaataacatcttCTTCATCAACTAAAGTAAACCAGCTTCAAGCCCCGCGAAATTTCAAATCCAAAATTACATAAGAGGTATATTTTGTAATGTGCTCCCTCGAAAATTTCGCTCAAAAAGGAAAGAAAATTATAGGAATCGCAGCTAATTATCAGTGTGTAATAAACGTTTTACTTGTGCAcgcattttaattgtattatttcagtgagctgataaaaattttgaaaattccaATACCTGAGAAACCTGGTGTGTTCTTGAAACCTCCAACTAGTTACATAGTTGAAGGAGAAACGATTAGGGTGGGtccgttttaaataaattaatttacatctgaaatttgttgtaaaaggaatattttatatccaaTTAAATTCCAGCTACCCAAAGAATTTGAAGTAAACGAGGAGGTCGAATTGGGTGTAGTAATAGGAAAGGCAGCAAAACATGTCAGTGTATGTGACGCTATGGAATATGTAGGCGGTTATTGTGTAGCCCTAGATATGACCGCAACTTGCCAAATTGTAAGTTTCCATTAGTAAAAGTAATGCCTAAACGTCTGCCATTTTAGAAAGCAGCTAGACAAAATGGTCAGTCATGGACAATAGCAAAGGGATTCGACACAGCTTGTCCAGTCAGCAAATTTATTCCTAAAAGCTGCATTTCCGATCCGGGAAACGTGGAATTGTGGTGCAACGTCAACGGGAAATGTCGTCAAAGAGGCAACACCAGCGACTTGGTGTTCAACGTGCCCTTTTTAGTTTCGTATCTATCCAAGTACATGACTCTGGAACCAAACGATTTGATTGTGACTGGGTCGCCGCCGGGTATGGGTCCGGTGTTTCCCGGGGATGTCATCGAAGGtggcattaaaaatattgccgaatttaaatttaaggtgGAACATGACAAATAAAAGGACGTGATTTATTTGTGTCTTTTATTACAAACACAAACTCTAAAACCTACCTGGCTATAATTTAAGTTAGCGACTGGactgttttttgacattcgaattatccagttacTGATTTTCTTTTAAGGTTTTCGaacttatttcaaaaaataatttaatctgtaaaaaatcaatttaatggcTTAggcattttgaataataattacaattttctatttcggtgtaaatagaaatatatatttaatcatgaaataaattaatattctttaaggAAACGGATATGTTGCTATAATTGTGGCCACT
Encoded here:
- the LOC109594436 gene encoding acylpyruvase FAHD1, mitochondrial; amino-acid sequence: MCSLENFAQKGKKIIGIAANYHELIKILKIPIPEKPGVFLKPPTSYIVEGETIRLPKEFEVNEEVELGVVIGKAAKHVSVCDAMEYVGGYCVALDMTATCQIKAARQNGQSWTIAKGFDTACPVSKFIPKSCISDPGNVELWCNVNGKCRQRGNTSDLVFNVPFLVSYLSKYMTLEPNDLIVTGSPPGMGPVFPGDVIEGGIKNIAEFKFKVEHDK